A stretch of the Planctomycetota bacterium genome encodes the following:
- a CDS encoding S41 family peptidase — translation MPRHRARTTATIVAAVGLFASATLGTALLPAASTSSIDHISTERASLESEWSQDLWDAASAGDARAFRTLLDAAAEAFDDPTLALSAEALSQRFLERDDARAVLIAEQRQELAEHWGAFQEADQTEDRELALLDGLGAAITLHMLTGNDASVLGEATVRDLVAAAEASAALAEGERRWFQAAELYDRLHGLYEFDARYLDDRTRAIKRLALVAIYAPKRNHELRSERLVAAGEDPLPPFNPSGVSVDERLDGIKSRMVEYALALSDARHVEGTPYRDLMISGIRALQLLVDTSDLYESFPQLQDAENRATYRGVLERQLVELRDAPAIGPRSVRTLIDRVQEWNRQTIALPDELILRVFGDGAMAALDEYSEIIWPDDVTQFERSTRGNFSGIGVSIHMNERREIEVVTPLDGTPAQRAGVRAEDVVVGVNGERTYGFTLNQAVEKITGPKSTPVDITVRRGEGDDAEEITYTIVRDTVELKTVKGWERIDATDDNWNWMIDAQRGIGYVRLTGFTENTTADFGRAITEMQRAGLQGLILDLRFNRGGLLDQAVEITSRFVDYADGRNAYGRVVVSTRNNNGDRQTQSPPERLINRPSPLPKLPVVVLINEGSASASEIVAGAIQDYTEASAARAIILGQTTYGKGSVQNVLAIDTGPSPRALMKLTTQYYVLPGGRMIHRRPGREEHGVTPDLAVQMLPERVAESLRLRQEADVLVLDENGDIPAPEDRADPDALISEGLDLQLHAALVLLQSQTKPTTAAAMLDQPEDRRTP, via the coding sequence ATGCCAAGGCACCGAGCCAGGACCACCGCGACGATCGTGGCCGCAGTTGGACTCTTCGCGTCCGCGACGCTCGGGACGGCCCTGCTGCCGGCGGCCTCCACGAGTTCGATCGACCACATCTCGACCGAACGCGCGTCGCTCGAATCCGAGTGGTCCCAGGACCTCTGGGATGCGGCCTCCGCGGGCGACGCCCGGGCCTTCCGCACGCTACTCGACGCCGCCGCCGAGGCCTTCGACGATCCGACGCTCGCGCTCTCCGCCGAGGCGCTCTCGCAGCGCTTCCTGGAGCGGGACGACGCCCGCGCCGTGCTCATCGCCGAGCAGCGGCAGGAGCTGGCGGAGCACTGGGGGGCCTTCCAGGAGGCCGACCAAACCGAGGACCGCGAGTTGGCGCTGCTCGATGGCCTTGGCGCTGCGATCACGCTGCACATGCTGACCGGCAACGACGCGTCGGTGCTCGGAGAGGCCACCGTGCGGGACCTGGTGGCCGCGGCCGAAGCATCGGCCGCGCTCGCCGAGGGCGAGCGGCGGTGGTTCCAGGCCGCCGAGCTGTACGACCGGCTGCACGGGCTCTACGAGTTCGACGCCCGCTACCTGGACGACCGCACGCGGGCGATCAAGCGTCTGGCCCTCGTCGCGATCTACGCGCCCAAGCGCAACCACGAGCTGCGCAGCGAGCGGCTCGTCGCCGCGGGTGAGGATCCGCTGCCGCCGTTCAACCCGTCGGGCGTCTCGGTGGACGAGCGGCTAGACGGCATCAAGTCGCGGATGGTCGAGTACGCGCTCGCGCTCTCGGATGCGCGGCACGTCGAGGGCACGCCCTACCGCGACCTGATGATCTCGGGCATCCGGGCCCTGCAGCTGCTCGTGGACACGAGCGACCTGTACGAGAGCTTCCCGCAGCTGCAGGATGCCGAGAACCGCGCGACGTACCGCGGCGTGCTCGAGCGGCAGCTGGTCGAACTCCGCGACGCGCCGGCCATCGGCCCCCGCAGCGTCCGCACCCTCATCGACCGCGTGCAGGAGTGGAACCGCCAGACCATCGCCTTGCCCGACGAGTTGATCCTCCGCGTGTTCGGCGATGGCGCGATGGCGGCCCTGGACGAGTACTCCGAGATCATCTGGCCCGACGACGTCACGCAGTTCGAGCGGAGCACGCGAGGCAACTTCAGCGGCATCGGCGTCTCGATCCACATGAACGAGCGCCGCGAGATCGAGGTCGTGACGCCGCTGGACGGCACGCCCGCGCAGCGGGCCGGCGTCCGCGCCGAGGACGTCGTCGTCGGCGTCAACGGCGAGCGGACCTACGGCTTCACGCTCAACCAGGCGGTCGAGAAGATCACCGGCCCGAAGAGCACGCCCGTGGACATCACGGTGCGGCGGGGCGAGGGCGACGACGCCGAGGAGATCACCTACACGATCGTCCGCGACACCGTCGAGCTCAAGACCGTCAAGGGCTGGGAGCGGATTGACGCCACCGACGACAACTGGAACTGGATGATCGACGCCCAGCGGGGCATCGGCTACGTCCGGCTCACGGGCTTCACCGAGAACACCACCGCCGACTTTGGCCGCGCCATCACCGAGATGCAGCGGGCCGGGCTGCAGGGCCTGATCCTCGACCTGCGGTTCAACCGCGGCGGGCTGCTCGACCAGGCGGTCGAGATCACCAGCCGCTTCGTGGATTACGCCGACGGCCGCAACGCCTACGGCCGCGTCGTGGTGTCCACCCGCAACAACAACGGCGACCGCCAGACGCAGAGTCCGCCCGAGCGGCTGATCAACCGCCCCAGCCCGCTGCCCAAGCTGCCCGTGGTGGTGCTCATCAACGAGGGATCGGCCTCGGCCAGCGAGATCGTGGCGGGCGCGATCCAGGACTACACCGAGGCGTCGGCGGCGCGGGCCATCATCCTGGGCCAGACGACCTACGGCAAGGGCAGCGTGCAGAACGTGCTGGCGATCGACACCGGGCCATCGCCGCGGGCCCTCATGAAGCTCACGACGCAGTACTACGTGCTGCCCGGCGGGCGGATGATCCACCGCCGACCCGGCCGCGAGGAGCACGGCGTGACGCCCGATCTGGCCGTCCAGATGCTGCCCGAGAGGGTGGCCGAGAGCCTGCGGCTCCGCCAGGAGGCCGACGTGCTGGTGCTCGACGAGAACGGCGACATCCCCGCGCCGGAGGACCGGGCCGACCCGGATGCGCTGATCAGCGAGGGGCTGGACCTGCAGCTCCACGCCGCCCTGGTGC